One part of the Vitis riparia cultivar Riparia Gloire de Montpellier isolate 1030 chromosome 6, EGFV_Vit.rip_1.0, whole genome shotgun sequence genome encodes these proteins:
- the LOC117916565 gene encoding heavy metal-associated isoprenylated plant protein 3-like: MGEKKQNKNEGEKKKDGNGGAKKEDSGLITVVLKVDLHCEGCGSKIVKYLKGLDGVANAKADSDTNKVTVIGKVDPSMLREKLEQKTKKKVELLSPAPKKDKKNDDGGGGDKKAEKKPEKKAEDKKPKEPPVTTAVLKIDLHCAGCIDKIQRTVSKTKGVESKSIDKQKNLVTVTGTMDVKALVESLKDRLKRPVEIVPPKKDAGGGGGGEKKAKDGDKKADGGGKKEEGVKAEENYFLHEPMPGFGFTAGPGQFYPPHPAHPAQMYTPPGYGYGAGYAPAYGPGYGYGYAAESPHAPQMFSDENPNACSVM, translated from the exons ATGGGAGAG AAGAAGCAGAACAAGAATGAAGGCGAGAAGAAGAAGGACGGCAATGGAGGAGCCAAGAAGGAAGACAGCGGTCTCATCACTGTTGTCTTGAAGGTGGACCTGCACTGCGAGGGTTGCGGTTCCAAAATCGTCAAATATTTGAAGGGTCTTGACG GTGTGGCGAACGCGAAAGCAGACAGCGACACTAACAAGGTGACAGTGATCGGAAAAGTGGATCCGTCGATGCTCCGAGAGAAGCTTGAACAGAAAACGAAGAAGAAGGTGGAACTGCTGTCTCCGGCGCCGAAGAAGGACAAGAAGAACGACGACGGAGGAGGAGGAGACAAGAAAGCTGAGAAAAAACCAGAGAAAAAGGCAGAAGACAAAAAACCTAAAGAG cCCCCGGTGACGACGGCGGTTCTGAAGATCGATTTGCACTGCGCGGGATGCATCGACAAGATTCAGCGAACGGTTTCCAAGACCAAAG GGGTTGAATCCAAGTCTATAGACAAGCAAAAGAACCTCGTAACGGTGACGGGGACGATGGACGTCAAAGCTCTAGTGGAGTCCCTCAAAGACAGACTGAAGAGGCCCGTCGAAATCGTTCCGCCCAAGAAAGACGCCGGTGGTGGCGGCGGAGGCGAGAAGAAAGCAAAGGATGGGGATAAGAAGGCCGATGGGGGAGGGAAGAAGGAAGAGGGTGTCAAAGCAGAAGAGAACTATTTCTTACACGAGCCCATGCCCGGATTCGGTTTCACAGCGGGACCGGGCCAATTCTACCCTCCTCATCCTGCTCATCCTGCTCAGATGTACACACCACCCGGATACGGATACGGGGCCGGATACGCACCTGCCTATGGACCCGGGTATGGATACGGGTACGCGGCGGAGTCGCCGCACGCGCCGCAGATGTTCAGCGATGAGAACCCAAATGCTTGCTCTGTTATGTGA
- the LOC117916439 gene encoding uncharacterized protein LOC117916439 — translation MTVLKRYVLRLFISLKYITANVVDRNNGRIVATASTVEHAIKGSLECGRSCNAKAAGVVGEVLAMRLKVEGLEEGQGRGIHVDVNKEVEKKGFKNRTKIWAVVNGLKNNGIKLILDDDENSSRPSYR, via the coding sequence ATGACAGTTTTGAAGAGGTACGTGCTAAGGCTGTTCATATCATTAAAATACATCACAGCAAATGTAGTAGACAGGAACAATGGGCGTATTGTTGCAACAGCATCGACAGTTGAACATGCAATTAAGGGCTCTCTAGAGTGTGGCCGATCTTGCAATGCCAAGGCTGCAGGAGTTGTTGGAGAGGTATTGGCCATGCGACTGAAGGTGGAGGGCCTTGAAGAGGGACAGGGAAGAGGAATCCATGTTGATGTAAACAAAGAGGTTGAGAAGAAAGGCTTCAAGAATCGCACCAAGATCTGGGCTGTTGTCAATGGCCTTAAGAACAATGGAATAAAACTCAttcttgatgatgatgaaaattcTTCTAGGCCAAGTTATCGCTaa